AGCGGATCTGCCAGCCTCGCTTCTCCGCCTCCCGGCGAAGGTCGCGGTCCGGGTTCACCGCCACGGGATGGCCCACCGCCTCCAGCATGGGCAGGTCGGTGAACGAGTCCGAGTACGCGTAGGAGGACTCCAGGTCGATCCCCTCCACCTCCGCCATCTCACGCACCGCCTCGGCCTTGCTCTCCGCGTAGGCGTAGAACTCCAGGTCGCCCGTGTACCTGCCCTCCACGATCCCGGCGCGGGTGGCGATCACGCCGGGGATCCCGAGGTGCTCCGCCAGCGGCTTCACGACCTCCTCGGGGGAGGACGAGACGACGAACACGGACCGCCCCAGGGCGCGGTGCAGCGCGATCAGGTCGAGGGCCTCCTGGTAGACGTACGGGTCGATCAGCTCGATGAGGACCTCGCGGACCAGCTCCTCGACCGCGGACTTCTCCCACCCCTTGGACAGGGCGGCCAGGGCTTCCTTGGCCCGGTCCATCTTCCGCTCGTCCGCCCCCACCAGCAGGTAGACGAGCTGGGCGTACACGCCTTTCAGCAGCGCCGAACGGGACACCAGGCCGGCCCGGTACATGGGCCGGGTCAGGGCCAGGGAGCTCGACCGCGAGATGATGGTCTTGTCGAGATCGAAGAAGGCCGCTTCCACTGCGAACCATGGTAGGCGACGCGGGGCAGCGTTTCCGGCCAACCGGACCGTTCCCCCATCGCCCGGGGCGACGATTTCGGTCCCCCCGCCGGGCCGATTCCGGTTTGGCGAGAAAAAGTTGGGGCCCGATGTTTGAGGGTGGACACCCCGGGTATCCCCAGGATCGGCGCAGACCGATTCACCCTCCCCCCCTGCGCCCTTTCCGAGGCTCCTCCAACCCCCCCGGAGGAGCCGCGTCCAAAATCCGGAACCATTGCCCGAAACAGCTATCTGTGACAATGGCGCAACGGGGAACTGCAGCCGCTACTGGGCGGCGCGGCGGATCCGTCCCGCATCGCGCCGGAACGCTCCCAGCCAGGCCAGCTCGGCCCCAGCCAGCGCCTCCTCCCGGTCCAGCATCCTCCTGGCGAGCACGCCGGTCGGCCCCCGTGCAGCCTGGAGCCGGGACCGCTCGGCACCGATGTCCTGCACCCGCTGCCGGAGCGAGGCGTCCCGGGCGGCGATGCCGCGCCTGACCTCCTCGGCCGGCAGGAGATGCGCGAACCCGAACGGCAGCGCGCGGTCGGCGGGGTGGGCCCCGCCCGGTCCGAACCACTCCAGCAGCGCCTGCCGGAGACGATCCCTCCCGGGTCGGGACACCCGGTAGACGCGGCGGTCCGGACCCTCCCGGCCCTCCTGCGACTTCCCCGACACCATCCCCTCGCGCTCGAGGCGCCGCAGGGACTGGTAGACCGAGGCCCGCCCCGCGGGCGCCCAGAACTCCATGGCCCGGGCCCGGTACCGTTCGAGCAGCTGGTAGCCGTACAGGGGCTCCTCGGCCAGCAGGCCCAGCACCAGCACGTCGACATGGGAAACAGGCACGGGATCTCCCTTCCAGGGGAGCGGGGCTCGCCGTCCCTGTCAGGCTAGTCCGAGACAGACTAGTAAGCAAGGATCGTATGCTGCCAGCGGAGGCGTCAGGGCGCCTGGTGGGCCCCCCGGTCTTCAAAACCGGTGTGCCGGCGAGAGCTGGCAGGCGGGTTCGATTCCCGTCCGCCTCCGCTACCAGGGCAAACTGGCGGGAGACGGTTGGCGCGCAGGGCTCACGCGCCAGTCTTTCAGAGCATTTGCTAACGAGTTGCTAACGACGGACCGAGCGCCTGCTCGAGCGCCGCGGCGGCTCCTGCTGTCATCCGAGCACATGCTGATAGACGTGACTGCGACCTGGTGTCGCAGCACGGCGATCTCGAGTTCCGCCTCGGCCGCCATGCGGTCGTCCGGACGGACCAGGCGGAGGACTCGGCGCAGGAGGAGATAGAGGAGAGAGTGGATCACGGCGCGGCATTGTCGCAGAACCACCCGCCGCCGCCGGTCTCAGGCCGCGATCGAGTTTCTTTACCCCACGGGGCCGTGGCGTCGGAGACGGGCCGCGGCGGTCAGTGAACGCGGTACGGCTCGGCGTCCGCCTCGCGGAGCTCGAGGCCCAGGCCGGGCCGGGAACGGTCGGGGCGCAGGACGCGGCCGTCCGGCTCGACGGCCCCGTCGAACAGCATCCGCTCGATGCGGACGTGGTCGTGGAAGTACTCCAGGTGCCGCAGGCGCAGCACGGCGCAGAACGCGTGCGCCGAGACCTGGGGAGCGCAGTGGGCCGACAGGTCGATCCGATGGGCCGCGGCGAGCCCGGCCCATCGGGAGGAGCCCGGTGATGCCACCGCACCTCGTCACGTCGGCCTGGAGGCAGTCGACCGCGCCCGCGTCCAGCAACGTCCGGAAGTCCGACAGCGGTCGTCCGACGTCACCGGCTCCTCGAACCGGCTCACGCCCCACTCGTGGCGGAACCGGTGGGCCCAGTCCAGGCCCTGCTTGCGGGTCAGTGCCCCGTTCGCGTCGACGTACAGCTCGGGCTGGTCCCCGATGGCCTTCCGAACGGCGTCCAGGCGGGCCGGATCTCGGTGCTCCCTCGACGTCTTCGTCTTCACCCTGGGAATGCCCGCTCGACCCACCCGCCCAGCTGCTCCTGCAATCGCTCCAGCGAGTAGCTGGTGAACCCCCCGCTCCCGTAGATGGGCACGCCGTCGTGCGCCGCGTCCAGCAAGTCCACCACGGAGACCTCGAGCAGGCGCGCCTCGAGGTCCCACAGCGCGATGTCGACCGCGGAGATCGCCATCATCCCGAGCCCGGGCTGGCCGGCGTTTCGGATGGCGGCGCTCATGGCGTCCCAGGCGGCGCCGGTTCGCATGGGGTCCGCACCCATCCACCACCGGGCGGAGCTTGCTCTCGACGAAGCTCGCCGTGGAGACGTCGGCGTAGGTGTAGCCCAGGCCCGTGCGGCCCCCGGCCCTGGCCCGGACCAGGACCATGGTGGTGGAGTCCCATTCGAACGTCCCGTCGGACTCGGGCTCGTCCGTGGGGACCTCGTAGGGGGAGACCTCGAGGCCCTCGATCGGCGCATCGGTCGCCTTCACCGGCTTCACGCCATGTCCCCCTACCCGCGCCGGGGCGGGCCATAACGGCAAGCGCTACCGAACACGGTCAGCAGCAGGGCTGCCGGACGACGGAAAGCTCCATCCTCCGAAGGAGTTCACCGGGGGTGCTGCCCTTGGTGGCCCTGATGATGACCGAGTGCATTCCCTCGGCGACCTGGTGGGTCGGGGTCAGCGTGACGTCCTCGAAGCCCGCGGTCCGCAGCCCCTGCTCGTACTCCCGAAACGACAGGGCCCCCGCGATGCAGCCCACGTGGCTGCCGCGCTCGGCGCGCCGGTCCGGCGTGAGGTCGTCCTCGGCCACGATGTCGCTGACCCCGACGCGGCCCCCGGGCCTCAGCACGCGTGCCATCTCCGCGAAGACGCGTCCTTTGTCGGCGGACAGGTTGATCACGCAGTTCGAGATCACCACGTCCACGGTGGCGGCCGGCAGCGGGATGTCCTCGATGTAGCCCCTGAGGAACTCGACGTTGGTGGCGCCCGCCTCCTCCTTGTTCCGCAGGGCCAGGGCCAGCATCTCCTCGGTCATGTCCAGCCCGTACACCTTGCCGGTGGGCCCGACCCGCCTGGCGGAGAGCAGCACGTCGATGCCCCCGCCGGAACCCAGGTCGAGCACCGTCTCGCCCTCCCGCAGCTCGGCCACGGCGGTCGGGTTCCCGCACCCCAGGCTGGCCAGCACGGCCGCCTCGGGAAGGAACTCGCGCTCGGCCGCCCCGTACAGGGAGGAATCGGCGGCCCCCGCCTCGCTCGAGCAGCACGCGTCCGAGCAGCCGCCTGCCGTCGCCGACCGGGCCGCCCGCGCGTAGTGGGCTCGAACCTCTTCGCGCACCTCTTCGCGCACCTCGTCCATGGGTTGCCTCCTTTTCCCAGCAGCACTCGGTCAGCAGCAGTCGGTCAGGAGCCGGACCAGCTCGGACACGCTGTCGGTCCTGACCGAGTAGTAGATGTGGCGCTCCTCGCGCCGGCTCTGGATCAGGCCGGCCCGGCGCAGGAGGTTCAGGTGGTGCGACAGGGTTGGGGCGGGAATGCCCACGGCCCCCTGGATCTCTCCCGCGCTGACCTCTCCCCCGGCGCGGGCCAGGAAGAAGAACACGCGCAGGCGCGTCGGGTGCGCCAGCGCGTTGAACGCCTCCACGTGCCCTTCGGTGACCTCCAGCGGTCGAGGCCTCTCCTTCAAAGGAATTGCTTTCATGTTTCTGAAACTACCGAAACGATCGAAGGGCGTCAAGGGACGGGGGGGTCCCGCCGGACTGGGCCTCAGTCCCCGGTCATCTCCGCGAACAGCTCGAGGTCCCGTTCGGGGATTGTTCGGGTCGCGGTGGCGCGGGTCCCGACGGGCAGCGGCTGCCACGTCACGGCGTTCGGCCTTCGTTCGCCGGCAGGACGAACCGCATGACGGTGCCCTCGCCGGGCCTCCCGTGGCTCTCGGCGGTGATCGTCCCGCCGTGCGCCTCGACCAGGCTCCGGGCGATGGCGAGCCCCAAGCCGGCTCCGCCCGAGTCGCTCGCCTTCACGAACCGGTCGAACACGTGGGGAAGGATCTCCGGAGCGATGCCGGGGCCGGTGTCGGCCACCGCGAACGCCACGCCGACCCCGACGCCGGTGTCGACGCCGGCGTCCCAGGAGACGGGGCCGGTGTCGGCCCGCTCGGCGGAGACGAGCACCGACCCCCCGGACGGCGTGTGGCGCACCGCGTTGTGGAGCAGGTTCGCGAACACCTCGCCGATGCGCATGGGGTCCACCTCGATCTCGGGCAGCCCGGGGGCCACGCGCTGCTCCACCCGGACGCCCTCCTGGTCGGCCCGGGGCCGGGCCGCGTTCACGGCGTTCGCCACCAGGTCGGCCGGCGCGACCGCCTCGTGGTGCAGCCGCAGCGCGCCGGCCTCCGCCGTTGACAGCGTCTGGAGGTCCTCCAGCAGGCGCGACATCACCCGGGTCTCCTCGAGCACCGCCTCCAGGTGCGCCGGATCGGCCTCGTACAGCCCGTCCAGCATCCCTTCCGTGTTCCCCTGG
Above is a genomic segment from Actinomycetota bacterium containing:
- a CDS encoding PadR family transcriptional regulator; translated protein: MPVSHVDVLVLGLLAEEPLYGYQLLERYRARAMEFWAPAGRASVYQSLRRLEREGMVSGKSQEGREGPDRRVYRVSRPGRDRLRQALLEWFGPGGAHPADRALPFGFAHLLPAEEVRRGIAARDASLRQRVQDIGAERSRLQAARGPTGVLARRMLDREEALAGAELAWLGAFRRDAGRIRRAAQ
- a CDS encoding HAD-IB family hydrolase, giving the protein MEAAFFDLDKTIISRSSSLALTRPMYRAGLVSRSALLKGVYAQLVYLLVGADERKMDRAKEALAALSKGWEKSAVEELVREVLIELIDPYVYQEALDLIALHRALGRSVFVVSSSPEEVVKPLAEHLGIPGVIATRAGIVEGRYTGDLEFYAYAESKAEAVREMAEVEGIDLESSYAYSDSFTDLPMLEAVGHPVAVNPDRDLRREAEKRGWQIRYFRRPVRMRQRLVSAVPRPSPVAAVAAAVGVAVVLAWLYLRPRVVRSRSRG
- a CDS encoding HAMP domain-containing histidine kinase; amino-acid sequence: MPDQEGHRHRPGPDAWRGPWHGTGQGFRPPWWPENEPFPPTGPVSWRGMRRRFLRRVLIAMALFFGLMFAANAIAVALFPHAFGARGHWRAGGVVWFLGVWLVVAFVAIRSVRRVAASVGDVMEAADRVAGGDYEARVSERGPRDMRRLARSFNEMAQRLQANEQQRRSLLADVAHELRTPLSVIQGNTEGMLDGLYEADPAHLEAVLEETRVMSRLLEDLQTLSTAEAGALRLHHEAVAPADLVANAVNAARPRADQEGVRVEQRVAPGLPEIEVDPMRIGEVFANLLHNAVRHTPSGGSVLVSAERADTGPVSWDAGVDTGVGVGVAFAVADTGPGIAPEILPHVFDRFVKASDSGGAGLGLAIARSLVEAHGGTITAESHGRPGEGTVMRFVLPANEGRTP
- a CDS encoding metalloregulator ArsR/SmtB family transcription factor — translated: MKAIPLKERPRPLEVTEGHVEAFNALAHPTRLRVFFFLARAGGEVSAGEIQGAVGIPAPTLSHHLNLLRRAGLIQSRREERHIYYSVRTDSVSELVRLLTDCC
- the arsM gene encoding arsenite methyltransferase, with product MDEVREEVREEVRAHYARAARSATAGGCSDACCSSEAGAADSSLYGAAEREFLPEAAVLASLGCGNPTAVAELREGETVLDLGSGGGIDVLLSARRVGPTGKVYGLDMTEEMLALALRNKEEAGATNVEFLRGYIEDIPLPAATVDVVISNCVINLSADKGRVFAEMARVLRPGGRVGVSDIVAEDDLTPDRRAERGSHVGCIAGALSFREYEQGLRTAGFEDVTLTPTHQVAEGMHSVIIRATKGSTPGELLRRMELSVVRQPCC